One part of the Luteibacter yeojuensis genome encodes these proteins:
- a CDS encoding glycoside hydrolase family 24 protein: MPRITANEAGGQNVLAFLDMLSTAEGTFGIGDDGYNVNVGGDLFVGYENHPRIAIRTHWGWSDAAGRYQIMAAIPGRIRTDTWDWASRAAGAKDFSPLSQDRVAIYLIARARAVDDIKAGHLDVAIAKCAPVWASLPGSPYGQHTQLISHLQAAFEAAGGTVA, from the coding sequence ATGCCGAGGATCACCGCAAACGAGGCTGGTGGTCAGAACGTGCTCGCGTTCCTCGACATGTTGTCGACCGCCGAAGGAACGTTCGGCATCGGCGATGACGGATACAACGTCAACGTGGGCGGCGACCTATTCGTCGGCTACGAGAACCACCCGCGCATCGCCATCCGAACCCATTGGGGATGGAGCGACGCGGCGGGGCGGTACCAGATCATGGCAGCGATTCCGGGCCGGATCCGCACGGACACGTGGGACTGGGCGAGCCGGGCCGCTGGAGCGAAGGACTTCTCTCCGCTGAGCCAGGATCGGGTGGCGATCTACCTGATAGCGCGCGCCCGGGCAGTGGACGACATCAAGGCGGGCCACCTCGATGTGGCGATCGCCAAGTGCGCGCCGGTATGGGCGAGCCTGCCGGGCTCTCCCTACGGGCAGCACACGCAACTCATTTCTCATTTGCAGGCCGCCTTCGAGGCCGCCGGTGGCACGGTGGCCTGA